One Triticum dicoccoides isolate Atlit2015 ecotype Zavitan chromosome 5B, WEW_v2.0, whole genome shotgun sequence genomic window carries:
- the LOC119309906 gene encoding uncharacterized protein LOC119309906: MVVAATAIGDSGINGSPSVAAAPTSPLLPIRAPRKAPSDDPMAKGEPVTPTTRLMEPIYITVTLGLGCPVNIPVFSAGIAAQLARYPRFYNIQVTSASNGCNSWWVRTVVNVEDHTIIPTLDLVAVAAGPDRAVEHYKEMGMGFILNV, translated from the exons ATGGTCGTGGCGGCAA CCGCCATCGGCGATAGCGGTATCAATGGCAGCCCCTCGGTGGCCGCTGCACCGACAAGCCCGCTACTCCCGATACGCGCACCAAGAAAGGCACCGTCGGATGATCCCATGGCGAAAGGGGAGCCCGTCACCCCTACTACGAGACTCATGGAACCCATATACATCACCGTCACCCTCGGCCTTGGCTGCCCTGTAAACATCCCCGTCTTCAGCGCCGGCATCGCCGCCCAGCTCGCCCGATACCCGCGCTTCTACAACATTCAG GTGACATCTGCTTCCAATGGTTGCAACTCGTGGTGGGTGCGCACCGTGGTGAACGTGGAGGACCACACGATCATACCGACACTGGACCTCGTCGCTGTGGCAGCCGGCCCAGACAGGGCCGTGGAACACTACAAG